The Cytobacillus sp. NJ13 sequence GCCCTTCTACTGTGAAAGTAGATTGATTGGTAATGGCTGCATCTTTTGGTGTTGTAATCACTGGAGTCATCGCTTCATATTGTACCTGTGCCCGAATCATAATATTTCCCTGAGCTGGAGCGAACGGTATCCAAACTCCACCTAACATTTCCCAGCTCCGACCCGCGCTTTTACTGTTTGTATCAATAGCAAGTCCTGGAGCATGCGGGTAAAGGCCTTCTTGAAGATAGACAAAATAGAAGTCGTCGTTTACGAAGATGCTTTCATTTGACAAATCGACAGCCGACCATTGCCCATTCGTTAGTGCAGTCGAATCAAATGGACCCGCTATTTTTTTGCCAGGAGCACCTTGATTTCCACTATTATCATAGATGGCAAGCTTAAAGTCTGTTCCACCTGGAGACGGCCATCCTTTATCCCAGAAGCGGACGAGACCTGCAGTGACTAAGGCGCTTTTTTTGCCCTCAGGCAGAGAAATTTTTACAGCCCAAGCATTTCCAGGAGCATTCCAAACTTTAGCATTTTCCGCTGTCCCATCATCATAGCCTATCTCACTTGAATAGCCTACAAATGGTGGTAACCCAACATTTTGTTCACTCTGCCCGTTTGCTGGGATGGAGATGGTGATATCTTGGGCGAAAAAGAAAGGCGCGGACACATGTAATGTATAGGTTCCTTCATAGGCAGTGATAGTGAAATGTCCGTTTTCATCTGTTTGTACAGGTTGAATGACCGCGTCTTCGATCAGAGAGAGTGTTGCGTTAGCTAGCGGCTGACCTGTTTGCTTATTTGTGACCGTTCCGTTAACTGTTCCTTTCGATGCCGGTTTTAAGGTAAAGTTGGTATCTAACGTACCATCTTTAGGAATCTTCACTCGTTTATCGGAAGAGACATATCCATATGACTCTGCACGTAAGGTGAACTCACCAGCAGGATGTCTCATGGTAAAGCTGCCATCAACTGGGTTGGTGATAGCAGAACGTCCTGATTCGAGCACGCTCACTGTAGCCTCAAGCGGCAGGGTCATGGGTTGGACTGCTGCCGGTGTGATCGCGGCGGTAGGTGCCATCACGTTTTGTGTTTTTATTGTTTTGATGGTATCCGCGTTTTCCAGTTGTCTTGCATCTTCTAGTTCTGCATTGGCTGAAGTAAGTGCTGTATTGCTTAAGGCGACATCATCGATATACCAGCCTGCTCTTTGGCCCAATTCGTCTGTGGTGAGGTTAAAGGCGATATAGATTTCTTGACCAGCATATGCGGTTAGATCGATTTGGCGTTGAGTCCATTCAAGAGAGTTACCAGTGATGCTGGACAACTGTTGCCAGTTTTGTTTGTCTGTTGACACAAGCACATAACCATTATCGTAACCGCTTTCAATTTGATGCCAGTCTTTATACTGCAGATAAGTATTACCTTCAGGCACGATGATTCGAGGCATCATCAAGCTCATATTGGCTTTAGCGTCATATGGACCACTTAACTTGGTTCCGTACACTTTTTCACCGGAAGCGGCCGTTGCTGGTCCATTGTCGTAGGCAGGTACTCCCCATTGCCAAGTGTTTTTCGTACCATAAGAAGTCCAGCCGTTCGGTATAGATTCAAAATCTTGATAATAACCAGTGCTAATACCCGCTTTGACTGGTACTTTGTAATCGTCAGAAGTAACCGCGTTTTGTCCATAGTCCGTGATGTGCCAACGATAGGTAAGGGTTGGAACCTGTATGGCATCAGCCGGAATCACGGCTTGGTACGTTCCGCTCTTATAGTTACCTGCGGTACGAGTTGCTGCTGCTGTTTGCCATTCGGCAGTTTCGCTTGCACGGTATTGTAGCTCTACTCTTATAACACTGACATTGTCTTGTACTTGAACAGTAAGAGGTAATGTCATATTTGCAAAGTTTTCAGTTGGAGCGGTATGCTGATAAGTTGGATTCTCAGTATCCTGACCTTCCTGACCCACTTGTCCCTGAACGCGGCCAAGTCCGCTGGCTATGGATGATACAGCCATATAGGCGTTTACTAGTCCATGACCATACCCATTGTTTGGTGAAGTTGGATAGGTGGAATCAGTTAATGGTGTTGCTGAATCTTTTAAAATTTTTTCAATTTCATCAACAGTAAGAGATGGATTCACCTGCCTCATCAAGGCAACGACTCCAGAAATGTGTGGTGCACCCCACATAGTCAAAGATAAAGTCGAATAGCTGCCACCTAGGTCGGAAGAGCGAATGTTCTCACCTGGAGCGGAAATGTCTGGCTTCATTACTCCATATGCCGAAGGACCGCGTGAGGAGTGAAACCCCCGCAGATTATTACTATCTGTATACCCAACAGCAAACGATTCCGGATAGTTGGCTGGAGTCCAGATTAACCCTTCTTTATAGCTTGAATTTCCAGCAGCGAACACAGGGAAAATCTCAGCTGCACGCCAGTTTTGCACCATTGGACGGAACCATTCATCGACTCCTTCTTGAACTGTACCCCATGAGTTGTTCACTACATCAGGTGCTTTTTCTGGATGTGGGTTGCCCTCAGCATCTTTTGGAGCTAGAATCCATTCTCCGGCTTCCAGTAGATCGACTTGGGTTCCGCTACCACCATAGCCTTTAGTGGCTTTCACGGCGATCCATTTTGCACCTGGAGCAACCCCAATTTGATTTGAACCATTAGGTTCAGAACCTACCATGATTCCTGTGCCGCGGGTACCTTGTTTAGAGTCATCATATGGAGTCGGCTTCCCATTAACAGCATCAAACCAGCTGAAGGTATGGTCAGGCTGATCTGGATTGGCTGGGTTGTAACCCCGATACTTTTCTTTTAAAGCAGGGTGATCCCACTGGACTCCTGTATCGATACTAGCGACTACAGTTCCCGTACCATCAAAGCCCATCTTCCAGACTTGTGGTACGTCAATTTTTGCAATATTCCATGGGACTGAAGTGGTGTCTGTTTGAGTGTCTTCCTGAGTGTCCGCTTGGGTGTCAGTTTGAGTTTTTGCTTTAGCATCAGCTGTTGGCTGAGTGGATTTATTACTGCTTTCATTCGGGATCATCTGTACCGTTTCGTTAGGCATAATTTTTTCGACTTCAGGAAAGGCTGCAAGTTTATCCATCACTTGTTTAGTTCCTGTTACCGCCATGCCGTTGACGATATAGAAGGATTGAAACTCTTTGACATTTCCTTTCTTTTTCTCTTGATTCAAATAGGTTTTGATTGAGTATTGAGTTTCATTGGCCTTAGCTCGAAGAGTGGAGACGACAGCCGAACGTTTCATTAATTCGGTTTTGGCAGCAGTTTGTTTTTGAGCTTTAGCTTTTTTAGCTGTTTCAATGGCAACTTTGTTTGTATCAACTTGATCTTTAAATTTTAATAAAAATGTTACGGTTTTATCCTTATTAAACTGTTCCTTCAGTTCTTTATCTACCTTTGTATCAACATTTTTAGATGCTGCTTCTGAACTTTCATGTGTTTTCGCATTTTTAGATGCTGCCTTAGAAGTTTCATGAAGAGTAATACTTGCTTTGGAGTTGGAATTAGCCAAAGCGAATTGCGGTGAAAAAGTAGAGAGCAGCAATAATGCACATAAAAAAAAACTAAATGCGACGTGGCCATAGCCATGTCTTTTCCTTTTTATCAATTTGATTCCCCCTGAAATTTGATGGCATTAAGACTGGCGTTAATATTTGGAACTCTAAATTCGAATTTTTATTGATTATTAACTGCATTAATTGTGGTTCGTGCTGTCGTAACTTTAAATCCGAACTCATCAACACCAAAGTGTTATGGTATAAATTCCATTTGGCTGCCCTGTTTTGAAGATCCATTTGCCTGATTTAACCATCCACGTATTCCTTTTCATCTCGAGCTTATGTAAACCTATGGTGTTTTTAGAATTCTCCTCAATAATTCCCATATGCTCAGTGGATGCATTTCCATAAAGGCTTCTCTGCGTAAAGCAATTGTTTTCTTAGAACTTTTTTTCATCCCATGAAACCCCTATAATTCTTTTCTCAACTTGATAGTCCCCCCTTTGTTGAGCATTTTACTAGATTAATTAATCCTTAAAAAAGTAATATCCAAGAAGTGGGATTTTGCCCAAATCTTAGATACAAATAAATAATAATCGAAATAATAAAACTTGTGTATTGGGGGAAAATGGGCTTTTTTTGCCGTCAATTTTTTCGATAATAATACAAATAATTACAAAAATAGACATTTTATTATTAAAAAGTAAAAAAATAAACAAATAATAAGGATATTAAGATTACATAGGAATATATTCTTGTGTAATTGGGGTAATATGGAGATTAATAAGGAATTAAGTATTATTTTTGGGAATATTTCATATATATTAACCAGATTAAATTTTTGCAGTTAAATAGTAATCTGATACTGGAATTAAATAAAAGAGGTTGTCAAAATATGCAAAAAAATAAGCTAACCAAATCACTGGAAAATGGGGGAAAGTGGATAGCTTTTTAACTAAACTTCACAAATAAATAACAAAACTTTTTACATTCATTTTGCATATCATTCTACCTAAAATACATAACTTTAAAACGCATCTAAATTTTAAATGTGGTCGTTCTTTCTGTAAAATTATTTCTCTTGTTAGCTCTTGAGTTTAGTTGGCCAGTAAAACGGGTTCAGGTGCAAAGAGTGCATTTATTTGAAAGAGGTATATAAATAAATCGATAGAAACGGTCGGGCATTAACTATTAGTTATGCCTGACCATTTTTTTTTCAAGCTTGGTGTTTCATATTGTAAGCACTTACTCAAATAAAAAGGTCTAGAATAGATCTTTGGTTTTATGTTGGTATAGAACCAATAGCTATAAAAGTTACATCCTATGTTTTATTTTCAGAAAAATATGAATATACGATAATGAAAAAGAGAATGGCAATTTACTATTTTAATTTGTTATTCGTTAAAATTATCGATTGGGAGGGGATGGAATGAGGAGCAGAAATAATAAGGAAGATCCTTACAGGAAGGCTGTGGGTATGTAAACAGTTTGTGCAATCATTGAAATCATAGAAAAATGTGGCCACATACAAAGCAGAAGATTTAAACATCACAAGAGAGTATAAAACGCATCGAAGTGTAGCGATAAACAGTGAATCCCTGCATCAAGACATTATCTCATTAGATGCTCTTATTCTATTAATTGGTTTTTCTGGAGGAAGTATGGTGAAAAATATGAAAATGAAAAAGATTATAGCAACCTCTTTATCTACGGTTTTGCTTGCATCTACCTTTCATAGTGTAAATGCAATCGATAAAACAACAAATGAAAAGACACCACCTGAGCATTCGGCCAATGTAAACAGTATTGATGGTGCTGATGAACAAAAAATCACGCTTATCACAGGTGATGTCGTTACCATTAAAAAGCTTGAAGGCGGCAAGAGTGTTATTAACGTAGAGCATGTTGACCAAAATGGTGCAGGTGCTCAAATACTGGATATTGGTGAAGAGACGTATGTTATTCCAAATTCAGCTATCCCATACTTAGCAGCTGATAAGTTGGATATGGATTTGTTTAATATAACGGAATTGATTAAAAATGGCTATGATGACAAAAGTCTTTCTTCTCTACCCATAATCGTGGAGTACACGGAATCAAAAGGTAAAGCTGATCGACCAAAAGCTGAGCCAAAAGGCGCAAAAACGGTTCGAGTATTAGAGAGTATTAACGCTGCTGCCCTCTCTGCTTCCAAAATGGAAGCGGATACATTCTGGAAAGATGTCACACCTGAGGCTGCAGCAACAGCAAAAGCCAAATCAAACAATGCTTTGTTCGACAAGGGCATTGAAAAGATCTGGCTGGATGGCCGAGTGGAAGCCACATTAGATCAAAGTGTACCTCAGATTGGTGCGCCAGCCGTTTGGGAGTCAGGTTACACAGGTAAGGGCGTTAAGGTAGCGGTACTTGACACAGGAATCGACCCAAATCATCCTGATCTTGCGGATCAAATAGACGAGGCGAAAAGTTTCGTACCGGAAGAAACAGTTGATGATGGTAATGGTCACGGTACTCATGTCGCTTCAACAGTGCTGGGAACAGGGGCTGCTTCTGAGGGCAAGAATAAAGGAGTTGCTCCTGAGGCCCGATTGCTCGTAGGTAAAGTGTTAAACAACAAAGGAAGTGGTATGGAGTCTTGGATCATAGACGGTATGGAATGGGCTGCAGACAACGCCAAGATTGTAAGCATGAGTTTGGGAGGCGGGCCAAGTGACGGAACAGACCCGATGGCTCAAGCCGTAAATAGACTAAGTGAAGAAACAGGTGCCCTATTTGTTATTGCTGCCGGAAACGCAGGTTATGAAGGAGCCGTCGGTACACCAGGAACTGCTGATGCTGCTTTAACGATCGGTGCTGTGGATAAGACTGACAGGATTGCTTCTTTTACATCAAAAGGACCTCGATATGGAGATATGGGATTGAAACCTGACCTGTCTGCACCAGGTGTTGGGATTGTTGCAGCCCGATCTGGACTAACATCAGGAAGCGGATCTTACAAGAGTCTGAGTGGTACATCCATGGCAACCCCTCATGTAGCAGGAGCAGCCGCGATTCTTCTGCAGAAGAATCCTAATTGGAATGGTACACAGCTAAAAGAAGCGTTGATGAGTACATCCAAGAAATTAAATTATTCGCCTTATCATATTGGATCAGGTCGATTAGATGTACCAGCAGCGGCATTTAGTACAGTGAGAGCAACTGGTTCAATATCGTTTGGGTTCTTCAAATGGCCAAATGATAATGCGCAATCTGTACAAAAAACAGTTACTTACACAAACGACAGCGACTCAGCTGTAACCTTAGATCTTCATGCAGATTTTAAGAATTCAAAAGGTAATTCCGCACCAAATGGTATGCTAACGGTTTCTGAGAGTCAAATTACCATTCCGGCTAACGGGGCTAAAGACGTAACCGTTACATTGAATCCACAACTTGGAGACTTAGGCACGCGTTATGAAGGACATCTAACAGCAACTGATTCTGAAGGCAAGCAAGTGGCTCATACTTCAATGGGCATGGTGAAAGAAGAAGAAAAATATCCGCTAACGTTTAACGCTACGGACCGTAATGGAAATCCTGCCCTTACGGCTGTCGCGCTTGTTAACAAAGACCTGGAAAAACCTGAATTCATTGCTGTAAACGGATCAACAGAATTACGATTACCCCCCGGCACGTATTCAGCCATGTCTTATATGTCAGTGGATACTGAAACAGATCATAGTGGTATAGCATTAGTCGGTGATCCTGAAATCAAGCTGGACGGTCCTCAAACCGTGGAACTTGATGCTCGAGAAGCAAAAGAAATTTCAGCAGAAGTACAGAATAATACAGAACCAAGCTATCAGCGCATGCAATACTACCGTTCCCTTGGCGGCAAACCATTGACTCATTCTAATACCATGCTTCCATGGATCGATAAAATGTATGCTGTCCCAACAAAGGAAGTTAAAACAGGAGACTTCGAATATTTGACTCGCTGGCGTTTAACGAAACCATTGCTTGAGATTAACTTTAAAGGAAAAGAATTGGATGACGTACCATTTGCAGGAAGCACAATGCTCGATGGAAAATATAACTTATTAACGGTTTATGCAGGAAAAGGGACTTCAGCAGATTATGAGCGTCTAAAAGCAAAAGGAAAAGCGGTTGTTGTAGAACGCAACAGCGAAGTTACGCCTTCTGAGCAGGCCGCTGCTGCACATGCAGCGGGTGCAAAGCTGTTGATCATCGTAAACAATGAAGATAAGGAATTCAGTGCGTTTGCAGGAAATCCGGATAGAACGGACATCCCTCTTGCAGTTGTTGGAATCAGTAAAGGTGAAGGAGATAAAGTGATCACAGCAGCACGTTCTGGC is a genomic window containing:
- a CDS encoding S8 family serine peptidase, with the translated sequence MIKRKRHGYGHVAFSFFLCALLLLSTFSPQFALANSNSKASITLHETSKAASKNAKTHESSEAASKNVDTKVDKELKEQFNKDKTVTFLLKFKDQVDTNKVAIETAKKAKAQKQTAAKTELMKRSAVVSTLRAKANETQYSIKTYLNQEKKKGNVKEFQSFYIVNGMAVTGTKQVMDKLAAFPEVEKIMPNETVQMIPNESSNKSTQPTADAKAKTQTDTQADTQEDTQTDTTSVPWNIAKIDVPQVWKMGFDGTGTVVASIDTGVQWDHPALKEKYRGYNPANPDQPDHTFSWFDAVNGKPTPYDDSKQGTRGTGIMVGSEPNGSNQIGVAPGAKWIAVKATKGYGGSGTQVDLLEAGEWILAPKDAEGNPHPEKAPDVVNNSWGTVQEGVDEWFRPMVQNWRAAEIFPVFAAGNSSYKEGLIWTPANYPESFAVGYTDSNNLRGFHSSRGPSAYGVMKPDISAPGENIRSSDLGGSYSTLSLTMWGAPHISGVVALMRQVNPSLTVDEIEKILKDSATPLTDSTYPTSPNNGYGHGLVNAYMAVSSIASGLGRVQGQVGQEGQDTENPTYQHTAPTENFANMTLPLTVQVQDNVSVIRVELQYRASETAEWQTAAATRTAGNYKSGTYQAVIPADAIQVPTLTYRWHITDYGQNAVTSDDYKVPVKAGISTGYYQDFESIPNGWTSYGTKNTWQWGVPAYDNGPATAASGEKVYGTKLSGPYDAKANMSLMMPRIIVPEGNTYLQYKDWHQIESGYDNGYVLVSTDKQNWQQLSSITGNSLEWTQRQIDLTAYAGQEIYIAFNLTTDELGQRAGWYIDDVALSNTALTSANAELEDARQLENADTIKTIKTQNVMAPTAAITPAAVQPMTLPLEATVSVLESGRSAITNPVDGSFTMRHPAGEFTLRAESYGYVSSDKRVKIPKDGTLDTNFTLKPASKGTVNGTVTNKQTGQPLANATLSLIEDAVIQPVQTDENGHFTITAYEGTYTLHVSAPFFFAQDITISIPANGQSEQNVGLPPFVGYSSEIGYDDGTAENAKVWNAPGNAWAVKISLPEGKKSALVTAGLVRFWDKGWPSPGGTDFKLAIYDNSGNQGAPGKKIAGPFDSTALTNGQWSAVDLSNESIFVNDDFYFVYLQEGLYPHAPGLAIDTNSKSAGRSWEMLGGVWIPFAPAQGNIMIRAQVQYEAMTPVITTPKDAAITNQSTFTVEGQASPATQVHLFNKGKEEATTTAREDGTFSVDVPLQKGENVLTAISSSNQGSTDPSEPVKITLDQAKPELTITKPADGFKTNQTAVTIEGKVTDLHLSEVTINGQKVNVTEDGSYSLRLLLKNGKNEFTVTAKDRAGNETSKRVTIYAKFTPPAITNLKPAQDVVINKGNKLTVELDSEPGISGSFIVRLPSTYAAAATTTTATATSVEIPLTEQGNGHYVGTWTAPKDKIKGAVIEVVMRDDYGNESRQTAAGKLYVNVKPR
- a CDS encoding S8 family serine peptidase; this translates as MVKNMKMKKIIATSLSTVLLASTFHSVNAIDKTTNEKTPPEHSANVNSIDGADEQKITLITGDVVTIKKLEGGKSVINVEHVDQNGAGAQILDIGEETYVIPNSAIPYLAADKLDMDLFNITELIKNGYDDKSLSSLPIIVEYTESKGKADRPKAEPKGAKTVRVLESINAAALSASKMEADTFWKDVTPEAAATAKAKSNNALFDKGIEKIWLDGRVEATLDQSVPQIGAPAVWESGYTGKGVKVAVLDTGIDPNHPDLADQIDEAKSFVPEETVDDGNGHGTHVASTVLGTGAASEGKNKGVAPEARLLVGKVLNNKGSGMESWIIDGMEWAADNAKIVSMSLGGGPSDGTDPMAQAVNRLSEETGALFVIAAGNAGYEGAVGTPGTADAALTIGAVDKTDRIASFTSKGPRYGDMGLKPDLSAPGVGIVAARSGLTSGSGSYKSLSGTSMATPHVAGAAAILLQKNPNWNGTQLKEALMSTSKKLNYSPYHIGSGRLDVPAAAFSTVRATGSISFGFFKWPNDNAQSVQKTVTYTNDSDSAVTLDLHADFKNSKGNSAPNGMLTVSESQITIPANGAKDVTVTLNPQLGDLGTRYEGHLTATDSEGKQVAHTSMGMVKEEEKYPLTFNATDRNGNPALTAVALVNKDLEKPEFIAVNGSTELRLPPGTYSAMSYMSVDTETDHSGIALVGDPEIKLDGPQTVELDAREAKEISAEVQNNTEPSYQRMQYYRSLGGKPLTHSNTMLPWIDKMYAVPTKEVKTGDFEYLTRWRLTKPLLEINFKGKELDDVPFAGSTMLDGKYNLLTVYAGKGTSADYERLKAKGKAVVVERNSEVTPSEQAAAAHAAGAKLLIIVNNEDKEFSAFAGNPDRTDIPLAVVGISKGEGDKVITAARSGNMKLFVEGETNTPYVYDLMDLHQDQIPKNLKYAPSNDELVKIDTRYKSDRDAPGGEFRYDLRPYSKGVGDLQKIQLPSVRTEWVSAVKDTRWYHKAAVLDSPWEVRQPAVTYEKGQRLQEEWFSPVVRPRLGEGYFPPSRQNNTLHFNIPALADSGNGSTGGEVYEESKKHQTLKLYQGDTLVSERKGQAMDLNTPFPEEKTQYRLVSDVKRDPNRWKTSLSTHTEWTFWSQKSEEFFETFLPFYSLDYKVETDMNGNAHAAPSTALELSVAKLDDVEGYGKLEGATLEVSFNEGESWQKVKLERTAYDRWTAKINNPNSNKYVSLRAAAWDDQENKISQEVIKAYGLR